A region from the Chrysoperla carnea chromosome 4, inChrCarn1.1, whole genome shotgun sequence genome encodes:
- the LOC123297632 gene encoding ATP-binding cassette sub-family G member 4, which translates to MDVQFYDLSYIVRQHGRNSGTQTILKSVNGRFQSGHLSAIMGPSGAGKSSLLNAVSGYRSVGVKGIFKINDQLRDENTFHKSSCYITQEDLLQPFLSVDEVMTFASNLKLSTDISAEKKQTIVDTILTDLGLYDHKLTSTECLSGGQKKRLSIALELVNNPPIFFLDEPTSGLDDVSTKYCIKLLHKLSRQGRTIVCTIHQPSATLFEMFDHVYVLSRGQCVYQGATNALVSFLSSSGLECPKHYNPADFIIEVTDGDNLDNIKMLSDKIGNGKLCKYAAIEIDKMTNRIQNYQQNDATQNENDNNMRTITKYTKTKSISKVYESTTLPLTHACDFERLSTYMEYEFNYSTNKFHQFIVILQRMLKQIFRNTTGLKVQFTHYLMCGLMIGTMFYNNANDGAQMFNHLKFCVGVILFFAYTQLMIPVLVFPTEVKLVKKEIFNRWYSLTPYYAALTVSKIPVQLTLNMMFLAMVYFMSGLPNEWFRFTLFALIGNLTSFIAEGIGLAIGSIFNITNGCAVGPGVVAPFLGLAVYGFDFAKEIPWFLYAVMKVSFMRCGVVALVLTVFGYDRPVLDCNDVYCLFDHPEKLLNFLDISNSSVWSELAAMVGILLFFRTICYVSLRWRFVR; encoded by the exons atggaTGTTCAATTCTACGATCTATCATATATTGTACGTCAGCATGGCAGAAAct ccGGGACACAAACAATCTTAAAATCAGTAAATGGACGATTCCAATCTGGTCATCTATCAGCAATTATGGGTCCATCTGGTGCTGGAAAAAGTAGTCTTTTAAATGCTGTTTCCGGATATag atcTGTGGGAGTAAAagggatatttaaaataaacgatCAATTACGTGACGAAAATACATTCCATAAATCATCATGTTACATAACACAAGAAGATTTGCTACAACCGTTCTTATCCGTTGACGAAGTCATGACATTTGcatcaaatttaaaactatcAACGGACATTAGTGCagagaaaaaacaaacaattgttgaTACAATATTAACGGATTTAGGTTTATATGATCATAAATTAACGTCAACCGAATGTTTATCGGGTGGACAAAAGAAACGTTTATCAATTGCATTAGAATTAGTCAATAATCCACCGATATTCTTTTTGGATGAGCCGACATCCGGTTTGGATGATGTCTCcacaaaatattgtattaaattattacataagtTATCTAGACAAGGACGGACAATTGTTTGTACAATTCATCAGCCGTCGGCaacattatttgaaatgtttgaTCATGTGTATGTGTTGTCACGTGGTCAGTGTGTGTACCAGGGGGCTACAAATGCATTGGTGTCGTTCTTATCATCGTCTGGATTAGAATGTCCCAAACATTATAATCCAGCTGATTTTA TAATCGAAGTAACTGATGGTGATAATTTAGAcaacataaaaatgttaagtGATAAAATCGGTAACGGCAAACTGTGTAAATATGCAGcaattgaaattgataaaatgaCAAATCGTATACAAAACTATCAACAGAACGATGCAACACAAAACGAAAATGACAATAATATGCGTACAATAACCAAATAtaccaaaacaaaaagtatCAGTAAAGTGTATGAGAGTACAACGTTACCGTTAACGCATGCATGCGATTTTGAACGATTATCAACGTACATGGAATACGAATTTAATTATTCAACGAATAAATTCCATcaatttattgtgattttacaacgaatgttaaaacaaatatttaggaATACAACTGGATTAAAAGTACAATTTACACATTATTTGATGTGTGGTTTAATGATTGGAACCATGTTCTACAATAATGCAAACGATGGTGCGCAAATGTTTAACCACTTGAAGTTTTGTGTTggagttattttattctttGCATATACACAATTAATGATACCGGTTCTAGTGT ttccaACTGAAGTGAAATTagtgaaaaaagaaatattcaatcGTTGGTACAGTTTAACGCCATATTATGCGGCTTTAACCGTATCCAAAATTCCTGTGCAATTAACATTAAACATGATGTTCCTAGCAATGGTTTATTTTATGTCTGGATTACCAAACGAATGGTTCCGGTTCACATTGTTTGCATTAATTGGCAATTTAACATCATTCATTGCGGAAGGTATTGGTTTGGCAATTGgttccatttttaatataacg AATGGATGTGCGGTTGGACCAGGTGTTGTAGCGCCATTTTTAGGTTTGGCCGTATACGGTTTTGATTTTGCAAAAGAAATACCATGGTTTTTATACGCTGTCATGAAAGTATCATTCATGCGTTGTGGTGTCGTTGCCTTAGTATTAACCGTGTTCGGTTACGATCGTCCAGTTTTGGATTGTAACGATGTATATTGTTTATTTGATCAtccagaaaaattatt